GGTTATGGCGATTATCGGCGGAGCTGTAGGTCCGGTAGTTCAAGGATTTTTCTCTGACATGTTTGGTTCCTTACAGTTATCATTTATTATCCCGATGCTATTCTTCCTATATCTGGCCATTTATTTCTTGAGTGAAAATAAAAATGATAGTCATGTAAAAGAAGAGTCTAAAATTGCTTAATTATAATGGGTTTGAGCTGTTAGTATGACATACTGACAGCTCTTTTTTCAGTTACATTAAATAGTCAATGACACGTAATTCATTAACCAAGAATAGTGAATTTATTATATTTTAATTTAATCTTTATCACAGTCAATTTTGTATAAACTTACAATTATCTGCAAAAATCAACATAATATGTAGTTGACAATCTAATTTTTCCACTCTATAATGAAAGCGTATTCTAACAAACGACACATATTGTAACATATGTTATAAAATTTAACTTTATTTACAATCTGTAACAATTGTTAATAAGAAATAATCTATTATTTAAGCAAACTTATCTTGTATGCGCTTTTATTTCAGAAGATTCCGAGGAGGATTTATAATGTCAATTTATCATGAACTTCAATTAAGAGAACGAGAAAATAATCCAATCAAAGTAGGGGTTATAGGTGCCGGCCAAATGGGATTTGGTCTTATCACACAAATATCCCGTATTCCAGGAATGATTGTTGGTGGCGTTTCAGACGTTAACGTTGAAAGAGCTCAAAAAGCGGTTGATTATTATCAATCTCAGGAAAATAAAAAAGTGAATACATTGGTATCTACTGATTACCGAGAAGTAATCCAGTCCTCGAATGTGGAAGTAGTTGTAGATGCTACTGGAGTACCTGAAGTTGGAGCAAACATTTCATTAGAAGCATTAAACTCAAGAAAACATCTTGTATTACTGAATGTAGAGGTTGATATAACAATAGGTTCCTATATGAATTCATTATTTAAAAATGCTGGATTAGTATATTCAGGATCTGCTGGAGATGAGCCAGCTGCAATCGTTGAATTATATGAATTTGCCAAAACGATGGGAATGGAAGTTGTTGTTGCTGGTAAGGGGAAAAACAATGCATTGAAGACAACTGCTAACCCAGATACTGCAGCAGCAGAGGCAAAGGCTAAAAACATGAGTCCGCATATGTTAGCGGCATTCCAGGATGGAACCAAAACGATGGCTGAAATGAACTTATTAAGTAATGCAATCGGTTTAGTGCCAGATAAAGTAGGAATGCATGGTGTGGACGCTACGCTGGACGATGTTGCACAAAAACTGGACTTAAAGGAAAACGGCGGCGTTTTGAACAGCTTAGGTGTAGTAGAATATGTTAACGGTTTAGCACCAGGTGTGTTCGTAATCGTAAAAAGTGACTTAGAGCCTGTTGATGAAGAACTTCGCTATTTATTAAAAGTAGATAAAAGTCATGGAAATCATTATACATTATATCGTCCATATCATTTAGCTAGTTTAGAAACACCAGTTACAATTGCGAAAGCTGTCCTGCATCATGATACTTCTATTCATCCGCTAGGAGCACCAATCTCTGAAACTGTAACGGTTGCAAAACGAGATATTAAAGCAGGCGAAACTCTGGATGGCATTGGTGGTTATTCTGTTAGAGGAGTCCTGGAAACACATCAGGATATGGAGGTGAATGGTCATATCCCTATTGGTCTAATTAGCGGTAAAGTTGTAGTTAAAAAGGATATTAAAGAAGGGCAATTTTTAACACATGATGATGTAGAGCTTGACCCTTCAAC
This region of Oceanobacillus sp. FSL K6-2867 genomic DNA includes:
- a CDS encoding SAF domain-containing protein; this translates as MSIYHELQLRERENNPIKVGVIGAGQMGFGLITQISRIPGMIVGGVSDVNVERAQKAVDYYQSQENKKVNTLVSTDYREVIQSSNVEVVVDATGVPEVGANISLEALNSRKHLVLLNVEVDITIGSYMNSLFKNAGLVYSGSAGDEPAAIVELYEFAKTMGMEVVVAGKGKNNALKTTANPDTAAAEAKAKNMSPHMLAAFQDGTKTMAEMNLLSNAIGLVPDKVGMHGVDATLDDVAQKLDLKENGGVLNSLGVVEYVNGLAPGVFVIVKSDLEPVDEELRYLLKVDKSHGNHYTLYRPYHLASLETPVTIAKAVLHHDTSIHPLGAPISETVTVAKRDIKAGETLDGIGGYSVRGVLETHQDMEVNGHIPIGLISGKVVVKKDIKEGQFLTHDDVELDPSTTVWKLRALQDHMFRVK